A region from the Brassica napus cultivar Da-Ae chromosome C8, Da-Ae, whole genome shotgun sequence genome encodes:
- the LOC111206869 gene encoding 1-aminocyclopropane-1-carboxylate oxidase homolog 8-like, whose product MVEYSKEVMKVDNSFLTVLLQDHVGGLQVLHDQYWVDVPPVLGALVVNSGDFLQLITNGKFISVFWRMQLEHKQITRWKQRKLLPCIFHDSPSNLENPKPLSSDLLHLTTIPTIDLEGRVFEDETKRKNTVDEVKDAAEK is encoded by the exons ATGGTTGAATACTCAAAGGAAGTGATGAAAGTAG ACAACTCTTTTCTCACGGTTCTTCTACAAGACCACGTCGGAGGGCTTCAAGTTCTCCATGACCAATACTGGGTAGATGTTCCTCCTGTCCTTGGAGCTCTTGTCGTCAACAGTGGCGACTTTCTCCAG CTTATTACAAACGGCAAGTTCATAAGCGTGTTTTGGCGAATGCAGCTGGAGCAT AAACAAATAACACGTTGGAAACAACGGAAGTTGCTTCCATGCATATTTCACGACTCACCTTCCAATCTAGAAAACCCCAAGCCGCTCTCCTCTGACTTGCTACATCTCACGACGATCCCAACGATAGATCTCGAAGGACGAGTCTTCGAGGACGAGACTAAGCGCAAGAATACGGTTGATGAGGTTAAAGACGCAGCAGAGAAGTGA
- the LOC106436837 gene encoding protein TIFY 11A, producing the protein MGSTPIPLVHSHSTSKPRTNKKKKKITIKTRKDSGEFLLSDTYKMSRKENAKALGPPPEKPSFTRRCSLLSRYLKEKGSFGNINLGLIRKPDSDLGLPGYSCPPGKQNAMQKAVSETKALDVFQRDSKAEPSPPSGGKAEDTNLSKPGSDSGSSQLTIFFGGQVLVYNEFPADKAKEIMEVAKKAKPVTEVNIQTQINVENNNTNNIQTQINVENNNNNKSNMVLPDLNEPTDSMDINPQQQQENQVVERIARRASLHRFFAKRKDRAVARAPYQVNQNGGHHHYPPKPETAHGQPLESGQSSKRPENAVAQTMSHPKPEGDKNTSIKIEEEGQCSKDLELRL; encoded by the exons ATGGGCTCTACACCCATCCCTCTTGTACACTCCCATTCGACGAGCAAACCACGCaccaacaaaaagaagaagaagataacaattaaaacaagaaaagacTCTGGAGAATTTCTTCTTTCTGACACTTACAAGATGTCGAGAAAAGAAAATGCAAAGGCACTCGGACCGCCGCCGGAGAAGCCCAGTTTTACCCGGAGATGTAGTTTGCTCAGCCGTTACTTGAAGGAGAAGGGTAGTTTCGGGAATATAAATCTTGGCTTGATCCGAAAGCCTGACTCGGATCTCGGGTTGCCCGGATACTCCTGTCCACCAG GGAAACAAAATGCTATGCAAAAGGCAGTTTCGGAGACCAAAGCCCTCGATGTCTTTCAGAGGGATTCAAAAGCCGAACCGTCTCCACCATCTGGAGGCAAAGCCGAAGATACCAACCTCAG TAAACCAGGATCAGACTCGGGAAGTTCCCAGTTGACCATATTCTTTGGAGGTCAAGTTTTAGTATACAATGAGTTCCCTGCAGACAAAGCCAAAGAGATCATGGAAGTAGCAAAGAAAGCCAAGCCTGTGACTGAGGTTAACATTCAGACACAAATCAATGTCGAAAATAACAACACCAACAACATTCAGACGCAAATCAATGTCgaaaataacaacaacaacaaaagcaaCATGGTTCTTCCGGATCTTAACGAGCCCACAGATTCTATGGATATCAATCCACAACAGCAACAAGAAAATCAGGTCGTGGAACGTATAGCACGTAGAGCTTCTCTTCATCGATTCTTTGCTAAACGGAAAGACAG AGCTGTGGCTAGAGCTCCATACCAAGTTAACCAAAATGGGGGACATCATCATTATCCTCCAAAGCCAGAGACTGCCCACGGTCAACCGCTTGAATCGGGACAGTCGTCAAAACGACCGGAGAATGCTGTTGCTCAAACCATGTCCCACCCCAAACCAGAAGGCGATAAAAACACTTCTATAAAGATTGAAGAAGAAGGCCAGTGTTCGAAAGATCTGGAACTCAGGCTATAG
- the LOC111208720 gene encoding oligouridylate-binding protein 1B, with the protein MQRLKQQQQQQAMMQQALMQQQSLYHPGLLTAPQIEPIPSGNLPPGFDPTSCRSVYVGNVHIQVTEPLLQEVFASTGPVESCKLIRKEQSSYGFVHYFDRRSAGLAILSLNGRHLFGQPIKVNWAYASGQREDTSAHFNIFVGDLSPEVTDAMLFSCFSVYPSCSDARVMWDQKTGRSRGFGFVSFRNQQDAQTAIDEAGGKWLGTRQIRCNWATKGATSGEDKMSSDSKSVVELTSGVSEDGKDASNGDAPENNAQYTTVYVGNLGPEVSQVDLHRHFYSLGAGVIEEVRIQRDKGFGFVRYSTHVEAALAIQLGNTHSYLGGRQMKCSWGSKPTPPGTASNPLPPPGPAPIPGFSASDLLAYERQLAMSKMAGMNPMMHHPQGQHALKQAAMGATGSNQAIYDGGFQNAQQLMYYQ; encoded by the exons ATGCAGAGATtgaagcagcagcagcaacaacaagcgATGATGCAGCAAGCTTTGATGCAGCAACAGTCTCTCTACCATCCCGGACTCCTCACCGCTCCTCAG ATAGAACCAATCCCAAGTGGAAATCTTCCCCCTGGTTTTGATCCAACTTCTTGCCGCAGTGT GTACGTTGGAAATGTCCATATTCAGGTGACGGAACCTCTGCTCCAAGAGGTTTTTGCCAGCACTGGTCCTGTGGAAAGCTGTAAGCTTATTAGGAAAGAACAG TCTTCCTATGGTTTTGTCCACTACTTTGATCGACGATCAGCTGGTCTGGCTATCCTCTCTCTCAATGGAAGGCATTT GTTTGGGCAACCTATCAAAGTGAACTGGGCTTATGCTAGTGGCCAGAGGGAGGATACATCAG CTCACTTTAATATATTTGTTGGGGATTTGAGCCCGGAGGTTACTGATGCAATGCTGTTCAGTTGCTTCTCTGTCTACCCAAGTTGCTC GGATGCAAGGGTTATGTGGGATCAGAAAACTGGGCGTTCAAGAggatttggttttgtttctttcCGAAACCAGCAG GATGCCCAGACTGCAATAGATGAAGCAGGCG GGAAATGGCTTGGTACCAGGCAGATTCGCTGCAACTGGGCTACAAAGGGAGCCACTTCTGGTGAAGACAAGATGAGCTCGGATTCCAAAAGTGTTGTGGAACTAACCAGTGGTGTCTCCG AGGATGGCAAAGATGCAAGTAACGGTGATGCTCCAGAGAACAATGCTCAGTACACAACTGTCTACGTTGGGAATCTTGGTCCAGAG GTTTCTCAGGTTGATCTTCACCGCCACTTCTATTCTCTTGGCGCTGGAGTTATTGAGGAGGTTCGTATTCAAAGAGACAAAGGTTTTGGATTTGTAAGATACTCTACTCATGTAGAGGCCGCCCTCGCTATCCAGCTGGGAAACACACATTCCTACCTCGGTGGCAGGCAGATGAAG TGTTCTTGGGGAAGCAAGCCAACTCCACCAGGAACAGCTTCGAACCCGCTTCCTCCACCAGGTCCCGCACCAATCCCTGGATTCTCAGCCAGCGACCTCTTGGCTTACGAGAGGCAACTAGCCATGAGCAAGATGGCGGGAATGAATCCGATGATGCATCACCCGCAGGGACAACACGCTCTCAAGCAAGCTGCGATGGGAGCCACTGGTTCAAACCAGGCCATCTATGACGGTGGTTTCCAGAACGCGCAGCAGCTCATGTATTACCAGTGA